A genomic stretch from Pectinophora gossypiella chromosome 13, ilPecGoss1.1, whole genome shotgun sequence includes:
- the LOC126372091 gene encoding arginine-glutamic acid dipeptide repeats protein-like translates to MAQNQGEVQVGTPNQPVKDKDIYACLPDMRVNGPLGPDEPYPGGEELRWLPAQATDRDLVMYLRAARSMAAFAGMCDGGSPDDGCVAASRDDTTINALDVLHDSGYDPGRALQALVKCPVPKGIEKKWSEEETKRFVKGIRQFGKNFFKIKKDLLPHKDTAELVEFYYLWKKTPGASSNRPHRRRRQASLRRVRNTRNSRAGTPKEQTPEATPTVPETNGSRPSPNPKEGGEMSSVTEDENSEEDSDSREAGDIAKADNGRTGDNPEDSPSRMRTRNKSKEQTTPNGKKGQDESDNDSKSKAKTAKPTAQSTNNNITEKVLSSPVSKDANKKKVANGKVDVSKVKKRLPDDGKPGGIMDGDVQMKKKKPVEPPDSPAESLTNDSFPAMDESEPPEPEPEACDFSFNKTDKENVDQSKEPESDQQPAKPAEAQVKTEVITEPVIKTEKESMPPVFNVVPEKEDRNVLDLKTDSNVPKNPENVEPRPLALQNNIFPKTELIIPKVTPMATDGIEKIKIKEEIDTEEQTLNLQKEEFQKDPLSHNFPGHPVSQANKPLNLENTNFFVKDSHIYNPKLSHSIKIEGVTSNIFNPVNISKDSSIIRSAKDFPAGMPPFSYPPNMNFAGDPNKHNPLINPLKTVIKLEPRDEASEMKNQNTPEIFTATISTGSKVDSPSAPRLDTLQRISPSPTNTRGSPPPMEHPTTTNTEPISPANSQENKEADAEDKQQPTDLKTQPSPKLDNQSAGLRPQIFPSPLRPENLGVRSTDAPTTPVSGQSMPPPPTIAGQPSIAGLLPPGPLISIGTGSNVGPYGFMPASLYGHPGHPGIDKPGSLPPLMQPVPPSHGLPGSNLIPPPSNQNDPSMPQDLKIKQEVPDNVPANLSTQSMSDPLQSLKEVKVPGYPIGSAIAQHLSTDRDRESLSSVENNSRPPSQPTNESSNVPSAFLGPRIDSIKKEPDFLHQPHLTPVSTSQSSGSDSTNTVPPVKSPHTPTPIKSQPSHNGTPGHGPHPSATTSPFTRHLTSPSQPRHISASPVHNPPVSHSALNLMNPTPLTIPATMPGPIMHSGQQHGPPHHPFASPLHHPPHPLLHPSIFQLSAAAAAHAMHPYYPHPHPGYSMPYPYPYGPLPQPHPIPPMHPASSTPGRHDPVKPSTIESTTMLSSHHSTSSSVTTRSLREISESTDDPRNPTERQLHETTMTHHHSTSHHSAVHTSTEKQPSHVGGGTNHTLSISHSTSSSSSQSIQHKINTQQKSSSHSSSPHHLSASVSQTTSTSSSVNVTNNHTHHHSHHLAHHPERLSPADSMLLRHHPKMLPGNPSHLMIQPPSMGHPMGLGLPPGPGPSSIESLRLHAQAAAGLQASHPRPGSPHQIPHGHPHLRGPPRPGLQEENPELKLETQSQPEEEEIPSPAHIPHGPSPEPKIEDTECHRSQSAIFLRHWNRGDYNSCTRTDLIFKPVPESKLARKREERLRKQAERDREEREKIAQQAHRKIATPEKPETKPPSRGAIETITSPYDRFPRPPGYPDTPALRQLSEYARPHAGFSPGNLPRHCMDPMLQYQLSSMYGAAGARERLELEHLEREKRDREIRELRERELNDRLKEELLKNNVGPRALDPHWLEMHRRYGMPPPPPQGAIPVQFGLYPPGHGPAALSQLERERLERLGIPPASQPGAPQSVPVSGAPPHHPHHPHPGVAAAQLEAAERLALAADPMVRLQMAGINPEYHAHTHAHTHAHSHTHLHLHPGQQAAAQAQQEALGLSLGAGAQYRPLPHPDLLGRPYAEQLAQQAAAHEQLQRQLLLERERGFLHPAHHEDFLRQQRERELKVRALEEAARASRP, encoded by the coding sequence ATGGCTCAGAATCAAGGGGAGGTTCAAGTGGGAACACCGAACCAACCCGTGAAAGACAAGGATATCTATGCTTGCCTGCCTGATATGCGAGTGAACGGGCCGCTGGGACCCGACGAACCGTATCCAGGAGGTGAGGAGCTACGCTGGTTGCCTGCACAGGCTACTGACCGCGACCTGGTGATGTATTTGCGAGCTGCGCGCTCTATGGCAGCGTTTGCAGGCATGTGCGACGGAGGTTCCCCCGACGACGGCTGTGTGGCCGCCAGTCGCGACGACACCACTATCAACGCGCTTGACGTTCTTCACGATTCGGGCTACGATCCCGGTCGAGCTCTCCAAGCCCTAGTCAAGTGCCCTGTTCCTAAGGGAATTGAGAAGAAGTGGTCAgaagaagaaacaaaaagaTTTGTGAAAGGTATTCGTCAATTTGGTAAGAATTTCTTTAAAATCAAGAAAGATCTTCTTCCACACAAAGATACTGCAGAATTAGTCGAGTTTTACTACTTATGGAAAAAGACTCCTGGTGCTAGTAGTAATAGACCACATAGGAGAAGGCGGCAGGCTTCTTTGAGACGTGTGCGCAACACAAGGAATTCTCGAGCAGGTACTCCTAAAGAACAGACACCTGAAGCTACACCAACGGTTCCGGAAACAAATGGTTCAAGGCCATCTCCAAATCCTAAAGAAGGCGGAGAAATGAGTTCAGTAACAGAAGATGAAAACTCAGAAGAAGATAGTGATTCGAGAGAAGCTGGTGATATAGCTAAAGCTGACAATGGTAGAACTGGTGACAACCCTGAAGATTCACCAAGTAGAATGAGGACTAGAAATAAATCTAAAGAACAAACTACCCCTAATGGTAAGAAAGGTCAAGATGAAAGTGACAATGACTCAAAATCAAAAGCAAAGACTGCAAAACCGACTGCACaaagtacaaataataatattactgaaAAAGTTTTATCTTCACCAGTCAGTAAAGatgcaaataaaaagaaagttgCAAATGGCAAAGTTGATGTTTCAAAAGTTAAGAAGCGTCTTCCAGATGATGGCAAGCCAGGAGGAATTATGGATGGAGATGTTCAAATGAAGAAGAAAAAGCCAGTTGAACCACCAGATAGTCCAGCTGAAAGTCTTACAAATGATAGCTTTCCTGCCATGGATGAAAGTGAACCTCCTGAACCAGAGCCAGAAGCTTGTGATTTTAGCTTCAATAAGACTGACAAAGAAAATGTTGATCAAAGTAAAGAACCCGAATCTGACCAACAACCTGCAAAACCTGCAGAAGCCCAAGTGAAAACAGAAGTTATTACCGAACCTGTTATTAAAACTGAAAAAGAATCTATGCCTCCAGTGTTCAATGTTGTACCAGAGAAAGAAGATAGAAATGTGTTGGATCTCAAAACAGACTCTAATGTACCTAAAAATCCTGAGAATGTTGAACCCAGACCACTTGCTTTACAGAACAATATATTTCCAAAAACTGAGCTCATTATACCTAAAGTTACACCTATGGCTACAGATGGCATAgaaaagattaaaataaaagaagagaTAGATACTGAAGAACAAACACTTAATCTTCAAAAAGAAGAATTCCAAAAGGATCCACTATCCCACAATTTCCCTGGTCATCCTGTAAGTCAGGCAAACAAACCACTTAATTTAGAAAACACGAACTTCTTTGTAAAGGATAGCCATATTTATAATCCGAAACTTAGTCACAGTATCAAAATTGAAGGTGTAACAAGTAACATCTTCAACCCAGTCAATATTTCtaaagatagttccattataaGAAGTGCAAAAGATTTTCCAGCTGGTATGCCACCATTCTCATATccaccaaacatgaattttgctgGTGACCCCAACAAACATAACCCACTAATAAATCCACTGAAGACAGTAATAAAACTTGAGCCTAGAGATGAAGCAAGTGAAATGAAGAATCAAAATACACCGGAAATTTTCACAGCAACAATATCAACAGGAAGTAAAGTGGACTCACCAAGTGCCCCTCGATTGGATACTTTACAAAGAATTAGTCCATCTCCCACTAACACACGTGGTTCACCGCCACCTATGGAACATCCTACAACGACAAATACCGAACCAATCTCGCCTGCCAATTCACAAGAAAATAAAGAAGCTGATGCTGAAGATAAACAACAACCTACGGATTTAAAAACCCAACCATCACCGAAACTTGACAATCAAAGTGCAGGGTTACGCCCTCAAATATTTCCTTCTCCGTTACGTCCAGAGAACCTTGGCGTACGCTCAACAGATGCACCTACAACTCCTGTATCTGGACAAAGTATGCCACCACCTCCTACTATTGCTGGTCAACCTTCGATTGCTGGTCTTTTGCCACCTGGACCATTGATTTCTATCGGAACGGGTTCAAATGTTGGACCTTACGGGTTCATGCCAGCATCATTATATGGCCATCCAGGACACCCAGGAATAGACAAGCCTGGTTCACTACCACCCTTGATGCAACCAGTTCCACCTTCCCATGGTTTACCTGGGAGTAACTTAATTCCTCCGCCGTCTAACCAGAATGATCCATCAATGCCACAAGATTTGAAGATCAAACAAGAAGTACCAGACAATGTGCCAGCTAATCTCTCCACGCAAAGTATGTCTGATCCTCTGCAATCACTGAAAGAAGTTAAAGTGCCTGGTTATCCAATAGGTAGTGCCATAGCACAACATTTAAGTACAGATAGGGACAGAGAGTCTCTATCAAGTGTTGAGAACAACAGCAGACCACCAAGCCAACCCACAAATGAAAGTTCTAATGTGCCAAGTGCATTCCTTGGCCCAAGAATAGATAGTATAAAGAAAGAACCTGATTTCTTACATCAACCACATTTGACCCCTGTGTCGACCAGTCAATCTAGTGGCTCTGATTCTACGAATACTGTACCACCAGTGAAGAGTCCACATACTCCGACGCCTATAAAGAGTCAACCAAGTCACAATGGAACTCCAGGACATGGCCCACATCCATCAGCCACGACGTCGCCTTTTACAAGGCATTTGACAAGTCCTTCACAGCCGAGACACATATCTGCCTCTCCTGTCCATAACCCACCAGTGTCGCATTCTGCTCTGAACTTAATGAATCCGACGCCTCTGACAATACCTGCCACAATGCCTGGACCTATCATGCATTCTGGTCAACAACATGGTCCTCCGCACCACCCCTTCGCATCGCCTTTGCATCATCCACCGCACCCTTTACTTCACCCATCGATCTTCCAATTGTCAGCTGCAGCCGCAGCGCACGCTATGCATCCGTATTACCCCCATCCTCATCCTGGCTACTCGATGCCGTATCCATATCCGTATGGACCATTACCACAACCACACCCAATACCACCGATGCATCCCGCTTCAAGTACGCCAGGAAGACACGACCCGGTAAAGCCTTCGACGATTGAGTCTACGACTATGCTCAGTTCACATCACAGTACTAGTTCTTCAGTGACTACACGATCCCTAAGAGAGATTTCTGAGAGCACAGATGATCCAAGAAATCCTACTGAAAGACAGCTGCATGAAACTACTATGACCCATCATCATTCAACCAGCCATCATAGTGCTGTACATACAAGTACTGAGAAACAGCCAAGCCATGTTGGTGGTGGTACAAACCACACATTGTCTATATCACATTCAACTTCTAGCAGTTCGTCACAATCGATCCAGCACAAAATTAACACCCAACAGAAAAGTTCTTCTCACTCAAGTTCGCCGCATCATCTTTCAGCCAGTGTGTCACAAACAACCAGTACTTCGTCGTCGGTTAATGTTACTAATAATCATACTCACCACCATTCCCATCATTTGGCACACCATCCAGAAAGGTTATCGCCAGCAGATTCTATGTTATTACGGCATCACCCAAAGATGCTTCCTGGAAATCCAAGCCATCTTATGATCCAACCTCCTTCAATGGGACATCCCATGGGTCTCGGTTTGCCTCCGGGACCAGGGCCCAGCTCCATCGAAAGCTTAAGGCTTCATGCTCAAGCTGCCGCGGGTCTGCAAGCGTCGCATCCTAGACCAGGATCACCTCATCAAATTCCACACGGTCATCCTCACTTACGAGGTCCGCCAAGACCAGGGTTGCAAGAGGAAAATCCCGAATTAAAACTTGAAACTCAATCACaaccagaagaagaagaaattccAAGTCCCGCGCATATACCCCATGGACCGAGCCCTGAACCTAAGATTGAAGATACCGAGTGTCATAGATCTCAGTCCGCAATATTTCTTCGACACTGGAATCGTGGTGACTATAATTCGTGCACACGAACAGATCTCATTTTCAAACCTGTACCAGAATCAAAACTTGCTCGTAAGCGAGAGGAACGTCTGCGGAAACAAGCAGAAAGAGACAGAGAGGAAAGAGAAAAGATTGCGCAACAGGCGCATAGGAAGATTGCGACACCTGAAAAGCCTGAAACCAAACCGCCTTCCAGAGGAGCGATCGAAACAATTACTTCTCCATACGACAGATTCCCACGACCACCTGGCTATCCTGATACCCCTGCGTTACGACAGCTATCAGAGTACGCTCGACCACACGCAGGATTTAGCCCCGGCAACCTACCACGCCATTGTATGGATCCTATGTTACAATATCAATTGAGTTCGATGTACGGCGCCGCAGGAGCGAGGGAGCGTCTAGAGCTTGAACATCTCGAAAGAGAAAAGCGAGACCGAGAAATAAGAGAATTGAGAGAACGTGAATTAAACGACAGACTAAAAGAGGAACttctcaaaaacaatgtagGTCCACGAGCGCTCGATCCACATTGGTTAGAAATGCACAGACGTTACGGAATGCCACCACCGCCGCCCCAGGGAGCTATACCGGTCCAGTTCGGCCTCTATCCTCCTGGCCACGGACCGGCCGCTCTGTCGCAGCTTGAAAGAGAAAGACTGGAGAGGCTCGGTATTCCACCGGCGTCGCAGCCCGGCGCCCCGCAGTCGGTGCCGGTGTCGGGCGCGCCGCCGCACCACCCGCATCACCCGCACCCGGGCGTGGCGGCCGCGCAGCTGGAAGCCGCCGAGCGGCTGGCGCTCGCCGCCGACCCGATGGTGCGCCTGCAGATGGCAGGCATCAACCCCGAGTACCACGcccacacacacgcgcacacccACGCGCACTCGCACACCCACCTGCACCTGCACCCGGGGCAGCAGGCGGCGGCACAGGCGCAGCAGGAGGCGCTCGGGCTGAGCCTGGGCGCGGGCGCCCAGTACCGGCCGCTGCCACACCCGGACCTGCTGGGCAGACCTTATGCGGAGCAGCTGGCGCAGCAGGCGGCGGCGCACGAGCAGCTGCAGCGGCAGTTGCTGCTGGAGCGCGAGCGCGGCTTCCTGCACCCCGCGCACCACGAGGACTTCCTGCGCCAGCAGCGCGAGCGCGAGCTTAAGGTGCGCGCGCTCGAGGAGGCGGCCCGCGCCTCGCGCCCGtag
- the LOC126372103 gene encoding zinc finger protein 470-like, with protein sequence MSEESDDEPLSALAAAKKLNPEKFALEIIPQTAENEIKLRKKKKLKKTQEFMLNKAGLTIDLARKVKSQLSRPVIQRPADVWLYLKDLNPTGPYSCLLCSEWFINRSKIVVHYILNHKKDFCGICRYFVPDREAWHAHKKFHTPWPCSQCVEDFPTDVDLKQHLSIAHNLVHCRLCHFRLPDNDQYHTHLFQKHNVSNVSSKDGDILWELEFEGCQKFLCLLCCKSNNLSTTFVNHYMGYHHFTLKCFTYLISGSDFPFTVFGADVSQGFIESLKNTQKCGYVDLDHKQTSEAIQQNIIKENENTLRELLSEIKQESVSDVDDAKNENAPEIDKSQLELIKSYKGDEDFDVTLMELVVLQKTYFEYLTGALTAISSNLVPENSDIDYEKAREMIAEVNCSLCPNKYSNIQEFTTHMHKMHSVKMVPIFSCRVCATTFDSQNELDSHISDELGDFEDLWLCQFCDKEFDNRVATRRHLIEHMELLEYDNCFSPHLGFKCKYCPTLFWNEPDRETHHTRVHFPKYKDQYYKCECSELFSDKIWFTHHYLEKHNTDASNLKYLLKCCLCAIVVSSVEQMRTHFVTEHPEARKLFCSLDGCQYRPLSHKKSFNLHLRSQHYSMERKDLACSCSICGREFPNARARSAHTTAVHGPGKFKCKICKELLHSMDERKLHYLLRHPGHHPYECQECGKSFQYKSSLYMHKQDHSPVKKNYTCNICQKVFAKKDSFREHLQIHEGPRHACSYCPMRFVQRSNMLRHERRHTGERPYHCTQCDRTFADKGACTSHLRTHSKEASYACLYCGQTFVQKSKLTYHIRKHTGENLETCTVCSKLFTSACSLREHMKIHQTTNKDGVKCPLCDKKYKDERYMLRHLRTAHSGAHHTCPLCPKSLASPVGLRHHVLTHSRLNMFHCKCCTKSYAVKRTITKHLRRRHGLKGSEINVKDFYRRLDPRELELGLDEDMMTTIFGPPKRVATDILIGDFITFPKKITLPKKPDVTGDGNDEEDDDEETKEEEMESEDEDPPATKETEFANNEAEELEPTDFVSVKIEPMDEEESEASN encoded by the exons ATGTCGGAGGAGTCGGACGATGAACCTTTATCCGCCCTAGCGGCGGCCAAGAAGCTAAACCCCGAGAAATTTGCTCTTGAAATCATACCTCAAACTGCTGAGAACGAAATTAAGctgagaaagaagaagaagctaaaGAAAACTCAAGAGTTTATGCTTAACAAAGCAGGTTTGACCATTGACTTGGCTCGTAAAGTAAAAAGCCAGCTCTCTCGCCCTGTGATCCAACGCCCAGCAGATGTTTGGTTGTATCTAAAGGATTTGAACCCGACTGGACCATACAGTTGCTTACTATGCTCTGAATGGTTTATCAACAGGTCTAAAATAGTAGtccattatattttaaatcacAAAAAGGATTTCTGTGGGATATGTAG ATACTTTGTCCCAGACAGAGAAGCATGGCATGCTCACAAGAAGTTCCATACACCATGGCCATGCTCCCAGTGTGTTGAGGACTTCCCTACAGATGTTGACTTGAAGCAACATCTCAGTATTGCACACAACCTTGTACACTGCCGACTGTGCCACTTCCGACTCCCAGACAATGATCAGTACCACACACATTTGTTCCAAAAGCACAATGTTTCAAATGTCTCAAGTAAAGACGGAGACATACTATGGGAACTAGAGTTTGAAGGCTGTCAGAAATTCCTCTGtctactatgttgtaaatctaACAATTTATCAACAACATTTGTCAACCACTACATGGGGTACCACCATTTTACACTCAAGTGCTTCACATATCTTATTTCAGGATCAGATTTCCCATTCACTGTTTTTGGTGCAGATGTTAGTCAAGGGTTTATTGAGAGTTTGAAAAACACACAAAAGTGTGGCTATGTTGACTTAGATCATAAACAAACTAGTGAAGcaattcaacaaaatattattaaagaaaatgagAACACTTTAAGAGAACTTCTTTCGGAAATAAAACAAGAGAGTGTGAGTGATGTAGATGATGCAAAAAATGAAAATGCCCCAGAGATTGACAAAAGTCAGTTAGAACTTATAAAATCATACAAGGGTGACGAAGATTTTGATGTAACATTAATGGAACTGGTTGTGCTTCAGAAAACTTACTTTGAATATCTAACTGGAGCTCTGACTGCCATAAGCTCAAACCTTGTACCTGAAAATTCTGATATTGACTATGAAAAAGCAAGAGAAATGATTGCAGAAGTCAATTGTTCTTTATGTCCAAATAAATATAGCAATATTCAAGAATTTACTACTCACATGCACAAGATGCACAGTGTGAAAATGGTGCCAATCTTTTCATGCCGAGTGTGTGCCACCACTTTTGATAGTCAAAATGAGCTGGACAGTCACATAAGTGATGAGCTTGGTGACTTTGAAGATCTCTGGTTATGTCAGTTTTGTGACAAAGAATTTGACAACAGAGTTGCGACTCGGCGCCATTTGATTGAACATATGGAACTGCTGGAGTATGACAACTGCTTCAGTCCCCATCTGGGGTTTAAGTGTAAATATTGCCCGACTCTGTTCTGGAATGAACCAGATAGAGAGACACACCACACGAGGGTACATTTTCCGAAGTATAAAGATCAGTATTATAAGTGTGAATGCTCTGAATTATTTAGTGATAAG atCTGGTTTACACACCACTATTTAGAAAAGCACAACACCGATGCCTCTAATCTAAAATACCTGCTTAAGTGCTGCTTGTGTGCCATTGTGGTCTCCTCAGTGGAACAGATGCGGACTCACTTTGTCACTGAACATCCGGAGGCTAGGAAACTATTCTGCTCTCTCGATGGATGTCAGTACAGGCCACTCAGCCATAAGAAGTCTTTTAACCTTCATTTAAGG TCTCAGCACTATTCAATGGAGCGGAAGGACCTGGCGTGCTCATGCAGCATCTGCGGACGCGAGTTCCCGaacgcgcgcgcgcgcagcgCGCACACGACTGCTGTGCATGGGCCCGGCAAGTTCAAGTGCAAGATATGCAAGGAGTTACTGCATTCTATGGATGAGAG AAAACTGCACTACCTGCTCCGTCACCCGGGCCACCACCCTTATGAGTGCCAGGAGTGCGGCAAGTCCTTCCAGTACAAGTCGTCGCTATACATGCACAAACAGGACCACTCACCCGTCAAAAAGAACTACACTTGCAACATCTGCCAGAAAGTTTTTGCG AAAAAAGACTCCTTCCGTGAGCACCTGCAGATCCACGAGGGCCCCCGTCACGCGTGTTCCTACTGCCCGATGCGGTTCGTGCAGCGCTCCAACATGCTGCGCCACGAGCGGAGACATACAGGCGAGCGCCCGTACCACTGTACCCAGTGCGACCGCACCTTCGCTGACAAGGGCGCTTGTACCTCTCATCTTAG AACTCACTCGAAAGAAGCTTCGTACGCTTGCCTGTACTGCGGCCAGACGTTCGTCCAGAAGTCGAAGCTGACGTACCATATCAGGAAGCATACGGGAGAGAACCTGGAGACCTGTACTGTCTGCTCCAAGCTGTTTACCAGCGCCTGCTCGCTCCGGGAGCATATGAAGATACATCAGACCACTAACAAGGATGGAGTTAAATGCCCGCTTTGTG ATAAGAAGTACAAAGACGAGCGCTACATGCTACGCCACCTGCGCACGGCTCACTCGGGCGCGCACCACACCTGTCCGCTGTGCCCCAAGTCACTGGCCAGCCCGGTCGGCCTCAGGCACCATGTATTGACACACAGCCGGCTTAACATGTTCCAT TGTAAATGCTGCACGAAATCCTACGCAGTGAAGCGTACGATAACCAAACATCTTCGTCGACGTCACGGACTGAAAGGCTCGGAAATAAACGTCAAAGATTTCTACAGACGCCTAGACCCTAGAGAACTAGAACTTGGGTTAGACGAAGACATGATGACCACCATATTTGGACCCCCAAAGAGAGTAGCTACCGATATCTTGATAGGCGATTTTATAACATTCCCGAAGAAAATAACACTTCCTAAAAAACCGGACGTTACTGGTGACGGCAATGAcgaggaagatgatgatgaagaaacgAAGGAAGAAGAGATGGAGAGTGAAGATGAAGATCCACCAGCTACTAAAGAAACTGAATTTGCAAATAATGAAGCAGAAGAGCTGGAGCCAACGGATTTCGTTAGCGTTAAAATTGAACCTATGGACGAAGAGGAATCAGAAGCGTCAAATTAa